In the genome of Streptomyces aquilus, the window TTGTCGGGCGGGGCGAGGTCCGACTTCGTCAGGACCAGGAGCGGTTCCAGGCCGCCGTCGTACGCCGCGACCAGGCAGCGGTCGATGAGCCGGGGGCGCGGCTCGGGGTCGGCGAGGGCGGTGACGATGGCGAGCTGGTCGGCGTTGGCGACGACCACCCGCTCGTACGGGTCGTCGTCGTCCGCCGTGCGGCGCAGCACCGAGGTGCGCGGCTCGATGCGCACGATCCGGGCCAGGGTGTCCTTCTGACCGGAGAGATCACCGACGATGGCGACCCGGTCACCGACGATCGCGGCCTTGCGGCCCAGTTCGCGGGCCTTCATCGCCATCACGATCCGGTCCTCGACCAGACAGGTCAGCCGGCCCCGGTCGACGGTGAGGACCATGCCCTCGACCGCTTCCTCGTGCTTGGGGCGGATGTTCGTACGCGGCCGGTTGCCCTTGCGGTTGGGCCGGGAGCGGATGTCGTCCTCGTCGGTGTGCTTGCCGTAGCGGCGCATGGCGGTGGTCCCTAAGCCCCGAGCATCCCGGTCCACAACTCGGGGAAGTCCGGCAGCGTCTTGGCCGTCGTCGCCACGTTCTCGATCTGGACGCCCTCGACCGCGAGGCCGATGATCGCGCCGGCCGTCGCCATGCGGTGGTCCTCGTAGGTGTGGAAGGTGCCGCCGTGCAGGGCGCGCGGGCGGATGTGGAGGCCGTCGGCGGTCTCGGTGACGTCACCGCCGAGTTCGTTGATCTCCTTGGTGAGCGCGGCCAGCCGGTCCGTCTCGTGCAGGCGGAGGTGGGCCACGCCGCGCAGGGTCGAGGGGGAGTCGGCGAGGGCGGCGACCGCCGCGATGCCCGGGGTCAGCTCGCCGACCTCGCTCAGGTCGACGTCGATGCCGTGGATCGCACCCGAACCGGTGAACACCAGCCCGTACTCGGTGAGTTCGCAGGAACCGCCCATCTCGGTGAAGATCTCCCGCAGCTTGTCACCGGGCTGCGTGGTGCGGGCCGGCCAGTCCGGGATCACCACCTTGCCGCCGGTCACCAAGGCCGCCGCCAGGAACGGCTGGGCGTTGGAGAGGTCCGGCTCGATGGTCAGATCGCGGCCGAGCAGCGCGCCCGGCGTCACCCGCCAGACGTTCGGCTCGCCGCCCGACTCCGGGGTGTCCACCTGGGCACCGACCGCGCGCAGCATGTCGACGGTCATGCGGATGTGGGGGAGGGAGGGGAGGCTGGCGCCGATGTGGCGGACCTCGACGCCCTGGTTGAAGCGCGGGCCGGACAGCAGCAGCGCGCTCACGAACTGGGACGAGCTCGACGCGTCGATCTCCACCGGGCCGCCGTCCAGCGCGCCTGAGCCGTGGACCGTCAGCGGCAGCGCGCCACGGCCGTCGTCGTCGATCCGGGCGCCGAGGACGCGGAGGGCGTCGATGACGCCGTTCAGGGGGCGCTCGTACGACCGGGGGTCGCCGTCGAAGCGGACGGGGCCGTCGGCGAGGGCGGCGACGGGGGGCAGGAAGCGCATGACGGTGCCGGCGTTGCCGACGTTCACCGTGGCCGGGCCGCGGAGGCCGGCGGGCAGGACGCGCCAGGTCTCACCGGTGCCGTCGGGGCCCACGCCCTCCTCGATGCCCACGCCCATCTCGCGGAGGGCGGCCGCCATGAGGAGGGTGTCGCGGGAGCGGAGGGGGCGGCGCAGCCAGCCGGGCTCCGAGGCGAGGGCCGCGAGGACCAAGGCGCGGTTGGTGACGGACTTCGACCCCGGGACGTGGACCGTTGCGTCGACGGCTCCGCTTGCGTGGGGGGCGGGCCAGAGGGGGGTGTCTGCGGGGTTCAAAGCCATGGGGTCCACTTTAGTGGTGGGTGGTCTTTCGGGTGCGCCGCCGTTGGGGCTGGTCGCGCCCCGCGGCGGAGCCGCTGATAGATACAGCCCCGCGCCCCTCGAGTTGGCTGGTCATACCGCCAGCAACCAGCGGCCCCCACCTATCAACGAGCACAGCGAGACCGCGTGGAACAGGAACAGCCACAGACCTGCCGGTACGTGCGTCAGGCGGGACAACTGATCCGCATCGGAGTCCCCGGCCCCGCCCCGCGCCCTCTTCGCCTGCAACTCGAACGCCGGGCGCACCCCGCCCAGCAGCAGGAACCACACCACCGCGTACGCGAACGCCGCCTGCACCTGGGGGCCCGCCAGCCACGACACCACCACGAACGTGCCGCCCGTGAGGATCACCGTCAGGGCGCCGTACGCGTTGCGGATCATCACCAGCATCGCCACCAGGAGGGCCGTGGCCACCCACAGGAGGAGGGTGATGCGGCCCGCGGCGAGGAGGGCGGCGCCGCCGAGGCCCAGCAGCGGGGGCGCGGTGTAGCCGGCGGAGGCGGTGAGGATCATGCCGATGCCGTACGGCTTGCCCTTGCTGACGGTCAGGCCGCTGGTGTCGGAGTGCAGCCGGATGCCGGTCAGCGTGCGGCCCGTGAGCAGGGCGACCAGGCCGTGGCCGCCCTCGTGGGCGATGGTGATGGCGTTGCGGGAGACCCGCCACAGGGTGTGCGGGACGACTATGGCGAGCGCCGCGACCAGGGTGGCGAGAACCACCCACAGATCGGGGTCGGGCTGGGTCCCGACGAGCTCGTCCCAGAGAGAGGACGCGGTACTGGTGTCCATGTTCGGCGGTGGCTCCCTCTCCTCGTACGGAGTCTGGCAGTGTGGCACGTATGTGCGGACGGTATGCAGCGAGTCGTAGGCCCGAGGATCTCGCAGGAATCTTTGAGATCGAGCAGTGGGAGCCCGAGGAGACGTTGGCCCCCGACTACAACGTGGCCCCGACCAAGGAGGTCTACGCCGTCCTCGACCGTCCTCTTAAGGACGCCGAGGATCCGCAGCCGGTTCGGCAGCTCCGCAAGCTGAAGTGGGGACTGGTGCCGAGCTGGTCCAAGACCCCCGAGGGCGCCGCCCGGATGATCAACGCGCGCGCCGAGACCGTCCACGAGAAGCCCTCGTACAAGCGGGCCTTCTCCTCGCGCCGCTGCATCATCCCCGCCGACGGCTACTACGAGTGGGTCACCGCAGCCGCCGAGCGGGAGCTGGAGGTCGAGGGGAAGAAGAAGCGGCCGCGCAAGCAGCCGTACTTCGTGCTGCCCGCCGACGGGTCGGTGTTCGCGATGGCCGGGCTGTACGAGTTCTGGCGGGACAAGACCCTGCCCGACGACCATCCGCAGGCCTGGTGGGTGACCTGCTCGGTGATCACGACCGAGGCCGAGACCGGCCCGCTCGCCGTGGCCCCCGCCGACGGACCGCGCGCCCTCGCCGACATCCACCCCCGGATGCCGCTGATGCTGACGCCGGACCGCTGGGACTCCTGGCTGGACCCGTCCCGTACGGACGTCGAGGACCTGCGGTCCCTCCTCGCGCCGCCCCCGCCCGGCCTCATGCGCGCCTACCCCGTCTCCACCGCCGTCAGCAACGTCCGCAACAACGGGCCGGAGCTGCTGAAGGAGCTGGACGGGCCCGAGGAGGGCACACTCTTCTGACGTGACCACCACTGAGATCGTCAGCACCGACGCCGGGGACGCCCGCATCACCTGGCACCGGGCCACGAAGAAGGCGCGGTTCGTGCTCGCCGTCAGCCACGGGGCGGGCGGTGGCATCGAGGCGCGGGACCTTCAGGCCCTCGCGCAGACCCTGCCTGGCCACGGCGTGACCGTCGCCCTCGTCGAGCAGCCCTGGCGGGTGGCCGGGAAGAAGCTGGCGCCCGCGCCCAGGACCCTCGACATCGGCTGGCGCGGGATCTGGCCCGCGGTCGCGGAGCCGGGGCTCCCGGTCATCTCCGGCGGACGCAGTGCGGGGGCCCGGGTCGCCTGTCGTACGGCCGTGGAGCTGGGCGCCGCCGCGGTGCTCGCCCTCAGCTTTCCGCTGCATCCGCCGGGCAAGCCGGAGAAATCGCGCGCCGAGGAGCTGCTCGGGGCCGGGGTGCCCACGCTCGTCGTCCAAGGAGGCAACGACCCCTTCGGGAAGCCGGACGAGTTCCCGGCCGGTGGCGCTTACGAGCTGGTCGAGGTGCCGTACGGCGATCATGGGTTCGCCGTGCCGAAGCGGGCGGGGATCGGTCAGGACGAGGCCGTGACGGTCATCACGGACGCGGTCTTGAAGTGGGCCCAGTCACTCGGGTAAAGAGCCGGGAATGTTGCGCGGCGGACCTCTGTTGAGCCGGACAGAAGTGCTCACACGTCTGAGGAGAGGAAGTCCGCCGCATGGGTTCGACCTTCTGCCCGACCCGCAGCAGCCGCGCTGACCTGGACTGGACGGTGCTGCACGCGGGCAAGACCACGCCTATTGGAGGCGCGGCGGGCACGGGTAGTCGTCTATCCTCCGATTCTGGTGGCATCGGCTTCGGTGCTGCCCAGAAACTTGAGGAGGTGGGTCCGGTTCCCGGTACCGACGCAGGGACCGAACACGGCCAGGCGGAGCAGCCCGAGGGCCAGGG includes:
- a CDS encoding SOS response-associated peptidase, with translation MCGRYAASRRPEDLAGIFEIEQWEPEETLAPDYNVAPTKEVYAVLDRPLKDAEDPQPVRQLRKLKWGLVPSWSKTPEGAARMINARAETVHEKPSYKRAFSSRRCIIPADGYYEWVTAAAERELEVEGKKKRPRKQPYFVLPADGSVFAMAGLYEFWRDKTLPDDHPQAWWVTCSVITTEAETGPLAVAPADGPRALADIHPRMPLMLTPDRWDSWLDPSRTDVEDLRSLLAPPPPGLMRAYPVSTAVSNVRNNGPELLKELDGPEEGTLF
- the aroA gene encoding 3-phosphoshikimate 1-carboxyvinyltransferase, whose amino-acid sequence is MALNPADTPLWPAPHASGAVDATVHVPGSKSVTNRALVLAALASEPGWLRRPLRSRDTLLMAAALREMGVGIEEGVGPDGTGETWRVLPAGLRGPATVNVGNAGTVMRFLPPVAALADGPVRFDGDPRSYERPLNGVIDALRVLGARIDDDGRGALPLTVHGSGALDGGPVEIDASSSSQFVSALLLSGPRFNQGVEVRHIGASLPSLPHIRMTVDMLRAVGAQVDTPESGGEPNVWRVTPGALLGRDLTIEPDLSNAQPFLAAALVTGGKVVIPDWPARTTQPGDKLREIFTEMGGSCELTEYGLVFTGSGAIHGIDVDLSEVGELTPGIAAVAALADSPSTLRGVAHLRLHETDRLAALTKEINELGGDVTETADGLHIRPRALHGGTFHTYEDHRMATAGAIIGLAVEGVQIENVATTAKTLPDFPELWTGMLGA
- a CDS encoding alpha/beta family hydrolase, with the translated sequence MTTTEIVSTDAGDARITWHRATKKARFVLAVSHGAGGGIEARDLQALAQTLPGHGVTVALVEQPWRVAGKKLAPAPRTLDIGWRGIWPAVAEPGLPVISGGRSAGARVACRTAVELGAAAVLALSFPLHPPGKPEKSRAEELLGAGVPTLVVQGGNDPFGKPDEFPAGGAYELVEVPYGDHGFAVPKRAGIGQDEAVTVITDAVLKWAQSLG
- a CDS encoding M50 family metallopeptidase — encoded protein: MDTSTASSLWDELVGTQPDPDLWVVLATLVAALAIVVPHTLWRVSRNAITIAHEGGHGLVALLTGRTLTGIRLHSDTSGLTVSKGKPYGIGMILTASAGYTAPPLLGLGGAALLAAGRITLLLWVATALLVAMLVMIRNAYGALTVILTGGTFVVVSWLAGPQVQAAFAYAVVWFLLLGGVRPAFELQAKRARGGAGDSDADQLSRLTHVPAGLWLFLFHAVSLCSLIGGGRWLLAV